A single Aspergillus puulaauensis MK2 DNA, chromosome 7, nearly complete sequence DNA region contains:
- a CDS encoding uncharacterized protein (COG:S;~EggNog:ENOG410Q2HJ;~InterPro:IPR013744,IPR029058;~PFAM:PF08538) has translation MHIRPSPPKKTRPRPGLLHEYAERLVAFEYATSGHIKPHTLLFIPGLGDGLGTVAYLDDIAAALENTEWSVFSPVLSSSYGGWGMSGLGRDIDEMALCLEYIMEYKRGAELGSTASQSTGTVTSTGTETGTRGSSRPKIVIMGHSTGSQDVLQYISSINPRHPHPVLDRGGSAPPVLRPQVDGAVMQAPVSDREAILTVLKEGNRRHTAGEMQRICDRAITGARQHTFEGELDTVVPLQYTASIGYPGSTAISSRRFLSLASPDSPRSPGEDDLFSSDLGEERLRKTFGMVRGRGILKGAESLLVLYSGSDPSVPWHVDKEGLLKRWRRVTDAERGIWHAESGIIPGASHTLEGPGQTEQRWILVHKLRVFLADIENDVPK, from the coding sequence ATGCACATCCGGCCCTCACCCCCGAAAAagactcgccctcgcccaggTCTTCTCCACGAATACGCCGAGCGCCTCGTCGCATTCGAATATGCTACTTCAGGACACATAAAACCACAtaccctcctcttcatcccggGGCTCGGTGATGGCCTCGGCACAGTCGCATACCTAGATGATATTGCTGCGGCGCTGGAAAACACAGAATGGTCGGTTTTCTCGCCGGTTTTGTCTTCGTCGTATGGCGGGTGGGGGATGAGTGGGCTGGGAcgggatattgatgagatggcgCTTTGTCTGGAGTACATTATGGAATATAAACGGGGCGCGGAATTAGGGTCTACGGCATCGCAGTCGACAGGGACAGTTACAAGTACAGGTACAGAAACAGGGACAAGGGGAAGTTCACGGCCTAAGATTGTTATCATGGGCCATTCAACGGGGAGCCAGGATGTGCTGCAGTATATTAGCTCGATCAACCCGCGGCATCCTCACCCTGTTCTAGACCGCGGGGGATCAGCGCCGCCGGTGTTAAGGCCGCAGGTTGATGGGGCGGTTATGCAAGCTCCAGTTTCGGATCGGGAGGCAATTCTGACTGTTTTGAAGGAGGGAAATCGTCGACATACGGCGGGGGAGATGCAGAGGATCTGTGATCGTGCGATTACGGGGGCTAGGCAACATACGTTTGAGGGTGAGCTGGATACGGTTGTGCCGTTACAATATACAGCGAGTATTGGGTATCCCGGTAGCACGGCGATTAGTAGTCGGCGGTTTCTGAGTCTGGCGAGTCCGGATAGTCCGCGATCGCCCGGTGAGGATGATCTGTTTAGCTCGGATTTGGGGGAGGagcggttgaggaagacgTTTGGGATGGTGCGTGGGAGGGGCATTCTGAAGGGGGCTGAGAGTTTGTTGGTGCTGTATTCTGGGAGTGATCCGTCTGTACCGTGGCATGTTGACAAAGAGGGTTTATTGAAGAGATGGCGAAGGGTTACTGATGCGGAGCGGGGGATATGGCATGCTGAGAGTGGGATTATTCCTGGGGCATCTCACACGCTTGAAGGGCCGGGTCAAACTGAGCAGCGGTGGATTCTGGTGCATAAACTGCGCGTGTTTTTGGCTGATATTGAGAACGATGTGCCAAAATAA